The Pseudomonas entomophila genome segment CTGATGCTTGATGAAACGCCGCTGCGGATCGTCACTGATCCCGCAGTACAGCGAACCATTGGCAGCCCGCACCAGGTAAACGTACCAAGGCTTGCACTCGGGGGTGATGGGTGTCTCGCTCACGGCTCGGTTCGATACAGCTGAAGATGGCCGTCAGCTTACCCGCTCAACGCGCCTGCTGGAATGCGCGCAAACCCTTGAACGCCTGCTGACGCACCTTGTTTTGCAGCATCGGTGTCCAGCCCAGCAGTACGCCAGGCATACCCAATGCCTGGCGCGACCAGCGCCACAGGTCGAAACGGTCGTCATGCTGGCAGATCAACCCGTCACGGATCACGAAACGCGCCTGGATGTCGTTGACCACCACACGGCCGGTCTGGCTGAACAGATAGGTGGCGACCCAATGCGCGCCGTCGCTGCGAACATTGTCGAAGGTCAGGGTGAAGTCCTTGGCGCGGGAGGTGAGCATGCGCCACATGTCACCTGCATCCTGGCCACGCAAGGTGCCGAAGACCGGATCGCTGAATACGACATCGTCGCTGTAGCAGGCCACCATGGCCTCGGCGTCCAGGCGCTGGAACGCTTGGTAGAAACGGGTGATCAAGGCGCTGTTGGCATCGCTCATGGGCGGGTCCGTGGTAGGGTCGAAAAACGCACCATAATCCCACCCTCGCCACGGCGCCATCTCCATTTGCGCCATGAATGGTGAACAGGCCCGCTTCAGCGTTTTTCGCTGACGACCCCGACATGCAGCGCCCGCCCGGCGCCAAGCCCGAACACGATTGGCCCCGCCCCCAATACCGCGAAGATCCACCCCACCGCGCCCCAGCCGCCCGTGACATCATGCACCAGCCCCACGGCGAACGGCCCCATCGATGCCAAGGTGTACCCCACCCCTTGGGCCATGCTCGACAGATTGGCAGCCACGTGGGCATCCTGCGAGCGCAGCACGATCAAGGTCAGCGCCAGGGCAAAGGTACCGCCCTGCCCTAGCCCGAGCACCACCGCCCAGCCCCAAAGCCCTTCGACGGGCGCATACAAGCAGCCGAACAACCCAGCGAGGGTCACCAGCATCACCACCACGATGGCCAGGCGCTGGTCCTTGCCACGGGTCGCAAGCCAAGGTGCGCTCAGTGAGCTTGCCAGTTGCACGATCACCGAGCCGGACAGCACCAGCCCGGCTTCGATGGGGCTCAAGCCGCGCCCGATCAGGATCGACGGCAACCAGCCGAACACGATATAGGCCAACGACGATTGCAGCCCCATGTACAGGGTCACCTGCCAGGCCAGTGGATCGCGCCACAGGCCGCGCACACGGTAGGCGACCTTGTGCAGGCCATGCCCCTGGCGGGCCTGGGGCAGCCACAGCAGCATGGCCAGCAACGCCGGTATCATCCAGGCCCCCAGGCCCACGGCCCAGCTACCGTCGAAGTGCTGCGCCAGCGGCACCGTCGCCCCTGCGGCCATGGCCGCCCCCAGGCACAAAGCCATGGTGTAGACCCCTGTCAGGGTGCCGGCATGCCGTGGAAAATCACGCTTGACGATACCCGGCAGCAAGACCCCGATGATACCGATGCTCGCCCCTGCCATCAGGCTGCCGAGAAAGACGCCGGCCACCCCGAGCGTGCTGCGCACGAGAATGCCCAGTGCCAGGGTGAGGAGGATGCCGAGGATCACCCGCTCGCTACCGAATCGCCGCGCAAGTATTGGCGCCAGCGGTGCGAACAGCCCCAGGCACAGCACCGGCAACGTCGTCAGCAGGCCGGCCTGGGAGGCATTGAGCCCCAGCCCTTCGGCAACCTGGCCAAGCACCGGCGCCATGCTCGACAGCGCCGGGCGCAGGTTCAGCGCCACCAACACCAGCCCAAGCAACAGCAGCCAGGGGCGATGTACCGCTGCCGGGTGCTGCTGGACCTGCTCGTCATCGGCTTCGGCGTCGATCAACAACTCATCGAGTTCCGCTTCGCGGGGGTGAGTGTTCCGGGTCTGTTGCATGACCAACTTCCTGTCAGGATTCGATGAGGGTCCGGCTCAGGCGCTTGGCCCGTTGCGGATCACGTTGCTCGATGGCGTCGAGGATGTCCCAGTGCAGGTCAAGCACGGCCTGGCTGCGGGGGACGTCACCCATGTTGTGCTGCAGGGTTGCGGCCACCACACCGGAGAAATAGCGGTACAGCTCGCTGAGCGCCGGGTTGTGGGCGGCGTCGACCAGGCGTTGATGGAACACCAGGTCGCAGGCGACGTAGGTGTCCAGGTCACCGTGAAAATGGCCTGCACTGTGCTGCAGGGCCTGGCGCAGGTCGCACAGATCCTCTTCACTGCGACGCAGGGCGGCCAGGGCGATGGCTTCGGCTTCGAGAATGTGCCGGGTCTCGCGGGCATGCTCCAGGGTGCAGTTGGACATGGCCTGGACAGCCTGCAGCGGGTCCTGGGCCGTGCGCAGGTAGCTGCCGTCGCCCTGGCGGATCTCTACCAGGCCGCTGAAGGCCAGGACGCGCATGGCTTCGCGAACGGTATTGCGGCTGATACCGAGGTCGCTGGCCAGTTCGGGTTCGGTGGGCAGGCGCTGGCCTACCGACCAGGCGCCCTTGGCGATGCGATCGCGGAGCTGGTCGACGGCTTGTTCCACCAGGGAGCGTTTGATCAGGGGGGACATGCATTAAGTCCAATCATCGGATGAATTTATCGCGACGGTGGACGATAACGGGTTTGGGGGAATTGGGGCAAGGGCTAGCTGGGAAGTCGCGTGGGACAAGGCAAGAAGAACAACCATGGCCGATCAGGCAAGCCACGTTGCCACAAAGGTAGGAGCGGGTTCACCCGCGATGCGCCGCGCGGGCGGCGCTGGATTTCACAGGCGCTACAAACTTTGCGCCGAACAACGTCAACCGAAAGGCCGCAACCCCTGCCTCATCCCAAACAGAAACAACAACAAATCATGGTCTGGCTCGACCCGCGCCTGCCCGGGCTTGACCGCCACCCGTGGCAACGGACAAGCGCCACCTACCTCGGCCTTGCTGAACACCATCGGCCTGGGTTGCTCCCAGGCAGCCGCGGCCACCGTGGTGACCCCCAGCGCCCCGATGAAAAACAAAGCTCGAGCGATTTCTAGTTTCATTGCTCTAACCCTTTGACAGCGCTGCCAAACGCCATCTGGTAAAAATAGAGCAGGCTGCGCCACTCCGCCTCGTTCAACGACGAATGGCGACGTAACTGACGCAAGTCGTTGTACGCCGCACGCTGGCAACGGATACGCCGCCGGCACTTCTCAAGGTCGAGCAGCGCAACCTCGACACGGGCCTGTTCACCCTCGCCGATCACCTTCACGAACACATGCTTGCCGTACAAGCAGCCATGTTGCCAATGCCCCAGGTGCATGCGCGCCAAGTTGTCAGCCAGGTCCTTGAGCATGCGCTCATGCACCGCTTGCGGGTACCGCTCGCGGGCACCGCCAGCATGCCAGGCGTCGAGCTCGACGAAACCATCCAGCGCCTCGCTGACCAGCAAGGCCCGCCACTGATGATCGGCGTCACGCTCGGCGCCGGCGTAGACGATCCGCGGTACGCGTACACCCAGTTGCTCGAAACTGTTCAGTGCGTCGAGCTCTCGCAAGACCGTGGGCCGACCAAACGGGTGCATCAGGCTGCGGTAGATATGGCCAACCTGACGCTTGGCATAAAGCGTCTGCCCACCTTCCGTGGACAACCGCTGCACACCACTCTCGCCGCCGCGCCGCTGGTTGGGTTCCTCGACCCATTCCCCTTGCTGCTGCCAGTAATAATCGAACTGCCTGGTCTCTCTCTGGGCCACTGCCATCAATACCTACCCTTTGCGCAATACGTACACTCGCCACATGGCATAGAACGGCAGGAAGTCGAGTCGCTCCTGAATTTTGAATCCGGCTGAAACAAATTCTTCTTCTACTGTAGCCGCTGGTAACACAAATCGGTTCTGGTAACTGTCCTGCCCCGTCCGCAGGCTACGCCGTGCTTCCAGCTTTCTACGCCGCCATGCCTTGAAATTACCATCCACCCACAGCGACAAGATCACGCTATCGCGGCTAACTCTTTGAAATTCAGAAAGAATAGTCTGCCGATGAACAGGATCGCCGATATGGTGGAACAAACGCATGCAGAAGATGCTGTCTACCGAATTGTCCGGCAGATCAATAGCGAAAGCTGAAGTCTGCAAAGGCCGTACCCGTGCCACCACCTCTGGCGGTTGCGCCGCACAAGCTGTCTCGATCATCGCCGCAGAATTGTCGGCCCCGATGATCACGCGGTTGGGCTTTTCCGCCAGCAAAGGCCAGAAGCGCCCGGCACCGCAAGGCAGGTCCAGGACCAGCCCAGGCTCCCCGGCAAGGGTCAAGGCACGACGGGCCAGTTGTTCATCACGCTGGTGCGACAAACGACGGGCCAAACCATCCTGGTGCTTGCGGAAATATTCCTGGGCATGGTCCCGGTCGTACTTGTCGGAGAATTCTAGTTTGATAGGGCTTCGCATGAGGCATCTCCTGACTCCAATGCGCCCACCTTAGGTAGGCAAGCGTTGGCGTCAGGTCATGCGGATGTGAAAATTCTGTCAGTGCGACACGTAGATGTTACAAGAGTTTAATCAGCGATCGATGCCTGTTCGCCGCCATCCGTATCCAGATTCGCCGTTTTCCCCTGGCTCAGGTCCACCTGGAAACGGCAGCCATGGGGTAGCGTGGTCGTCAGGGTGACCCGCCAGCCCTGGTCATCGCAGATGCGTTGAACCAGCGACAGGCCCAACCCCAGCCCCTCGCCGCGACGCTCGTCACCACGCACGAACGGCCGGAACATTGCTTCGCGCTGTTCCTCGGGAATCCCCACACCGCTGTCCTCGACACTGAAGCCTGCGGGCTCGAGGCTCAGTCGAATGTAGCCACTGTCGGTGTAGTGGGCGGCGTTGCGCAACAGGTTACCCATCACCGATTGCAGGAACGTGGCGTTGTACAACACCTGGCTGGCGCCGGCCCGGCCATCGTAGTGCAGCGCCAGGCCCTTCTGCTCGATGGTGTCGCGCCAAACGCCGGTCAGGTCATCGGCGACTTCACGCAGGGTCGCACGGGAGGCCACCGCACCTTCATCACGCTGGGCACGGGCAAGCATGAGGAAGGTCTTGACCAGTTCGCGCATCTCTTCCGTGGCCCGGGCGATTCGCTCGACCTGGCTGCGCGAACGGCTGTCCAGGTTCGGGTTCTCCATCAACAGTTCACAGGAGGTGGCCAGCACCATCAGCGGTGTGCGCAGTTCATGGCTGACATCACTGGTGAACAGCCGCTCACGGGTCAACGCATCGCGCAGGCGCCCCAGGGTGTCGTCGAACGCCACCGCCAGTTGACCAACCTCATCGGCGGCGTAGTCCGGCGCCAAGGGTGGCGCCAACCCGAGCAACTGATCACGATGGCGGACCTGACGGGCCAGCCGGATTACCGGCGCCATCACCCGGCGGGCCAACAGCCAACCAAGGATCACCGCCAGTGCCAGGCTGAGCACGAAGCCGACCACCACCACCGCGAACAGTACCCGCTCGCGCTCCTCGAAGTCGCTCTGGTCCTGCAGCAGTACATACCGGCGACCATCGACGATTTCAACCATGGCGTGGTACGACAACTGGTCGCGGAACACTTCATGGAAGCCCGCATCGAGGTGACGCAAGTCCTTGGGCAGCTCGAAGTCATCGCGCCCGCCGCTGAAGTAGAACAACTGGTCCGGCCGCGGCCGATGGCTCCAGTCGCTGACGCTGTCCATGCGCAGCAGGCGCTGCAGGTCGCCACCGAGCACCGATGAAATCAACCGTTCTTCAACCAGGTGGACGGTGGCGACGATACCGAAGGCAAACGCCCCGGCCACCAATGCGCTCATCAAGGCAAAGGCGATGATGATGCGCTGGGCAAGGCTCTGCTTAAACTCCATCGCGGCCCTCGGCGAGGCGATAGCCGACGCCATGGACGGTATGCAGCAGGGCTTTCTCGAAGGGTTTGTCGATCACCTGGCGCAGTTGGTGGACGTGGCTGCGCAGGCTGTCGCTGTCCGGGCAGTCATCGCCCCACAGGGCTTCCTCCAGCACTTCGCGGCGCAACACGTGAGGGCTCTTCTGCATCAGCACGGCCAACAGCTTCAGGCCAACCGGGTTGAGCTTGAGCAGACGGCCCTGGCGCGTGACCTCCAGCGTGTCGAGGTCGTAGCTCAGGTCGGCGACCTGCAACGTACGCCGACCGCCACCCTGGGCACGGCGCAACACGGCCTCGATGCGCGCGGCCAGCTCGGACAGGGCGAACGGCTTGAGCAGATAATCGTCGGCACCGGAGCGGAACCCTTGCAGGCGGTCGTCCAACTGGTCGCGGGCGGTGAGCATGATCACCGGGGTATCACGGCGCGCATCCTCGCGCAGGCGCTTGCACAGCGTGTAGCCATCGATGCCGGGGAGCATGATGTCGAGCACGATCAGGTCGTAGTGTTCGGTGGCGGCCAGGTGCAGGCCGGAAAGACCGTCCTGGGCACAGTCGACGGTATAGCCCTTCATACCGAGGTAGTCGGCCAGGTTGGCCAGGATATCGCGGTTGTCTTCAACCAAAAGAATGCGCATCGGGGTCTCCTGTGCGGCGCTTCGCTCGCGGCGCGGCAGGCGCAGCTTAAGGCCATCGCCCGCGCCGTGCCAGCCCCGAGGAGAAATCGCCGAACTTGACAGATTTTTCACTGATCCTTCACGGACACAGGATAGCGGGCGCCCGACAATGCCCGGTCTTTTTCAGTCCTCTGGAGCTGTCATGCCGGAAACCCTTCGCCCTCGCCCGATCAACCCATGGCTGTACCTGGGCATCCCTTTGTTTATGGCCGTGGCCCTGATCCTGCTCGAATGGACCTCGCTGGACCTCGACGTCGCCGACCTGTTCTTCGACCAGGCCGCCGGTGAATTCATCGGCCGTCACAGTTATCTGCTGGAGACCGTGCTGCACGACCGAGTCAAGCAAGGGGTAATCGCCTTTGGGCTGATCGCCATGGTCGGGTTCGCCGCGAGTTTCTTCTGCAAGCAGCTGTTCGGCTGGCGCCGTGAACTGGGCTGCCTGGTGCTGGCGCTAGGGCTGTCGACGGCCTTTGTCACGCCCTTGAAGAAAGTAACCCAGGTGCAGTGCCCCTGGAGCCTGACCCAGTACGGAGGTAAGGAAACCTACAGCAAGCTGCTGGAACCGCGCCCACCCACCGACAAACCTGGGCTGTGCTGGCCGGGTGGTCATGCAGCGACCGGTTTCTGCCTGTTCGGCCTGTTCTTCATGCTGCGCGACCGGCGTCCGCGCCTGGCACGGGCGGCCCTGGCGCTGGCGTTCGTGGCCGGCTCGGTGTTGTCGGTCGGGCGGATGATGCAGGGGGCGCACTTTCTGTCACACAACGTGTGGACGGCGGTGTTCTGCTGGTTGATCGGGTTGGGGTCGTATTACCTGGTGCTGTATCGCCGGGGGGTGGCGGTGGCGGCAGCGCCACAGAACAGCGTCGCCTGATCGTGGATGAATCCGCTCCTGCAAGAGCGGAATTGTCCGCGATGGATTGGTATCAACAAAAAGCCCCGCACTAGGCGGGGCTTTTTGCTTGAAGCAGGGGGGTAAGGCTGGCTTACATCATGCCGCCCATGCCACCCATGCCGCCCATGTCAGGCATGCCAGCAGCTGGCTTGTCTTCCGGCAGGTCGGCAACCATGGCCTCGGTGGTGATCATCAGACCGCCGATCGAAGCCGCGGCTTGCAGGGCCGAACGGGTGACCTTGGCCGGGTCCAGGATGCCCATCTCGATCATGTCGCCGTACTCGCCGGTAGCGGCGTTGTAACCGAAGTTACCCGAACCTTGCTTGACCTTGTCAGCGACAACGCTTGGCTCGTCGCCGGCGTTGGCAGTGATCTGACGCAGCGGCGCTTCGACGGCGCGACGCAGCAGGGCGATACCGACGTTCTGCTCTTCGTTGTCGCCTTTGAGGTCGGCAATGGCAGCCAGGGCGCGAACCAGGGCCACACCGCCGCCAGGCACCACGCCTTCTTCGACGGCTGCGCGGGTGGCGTGCAGGGCGTCTTCAACGCGGGCTTTCTTCTCTTTCATTTCGACTTCGGTGCCAGCACCGACCTTGATCACGGCAACACCGCCAGCCAGTTTGGCCAGGCGCTCTTGCAGCTTCTCACGGTCGTAGTCCGAGGAAGTTTCTTCGATCTGGGCACGGATCTGCTTGACGCGTGCTTCGATGTCGGCGTCAACGCCAGCACCGTCGATGATAGTGGTGTTTTCCTTGGACAGGATCACGCGCTTGGCGTTACCCAGGTGCTCCAGGGTGGTGCTTTCCAGGGTCAAGCCGATTTCTTCGGAGATGACCTGGCCGCCGGTCAGGACGGCGATGTCCTGCAGCATGGCCTTGCGGCGGTCGCCGAAGCCCGGTGCCTTGACGGCAGCAACCTTGACGATGCCGCGCATGTTGTTGACTACCAGGGTAGCCAGCGCTTCGCCTTCTACGTCTTCGGCAACGATCAGCAGTGGGCGGCCG includes the following:
- the groL gene encoding chaperonin GroEL (60 kDa chaperone family; promotes refolding of misfolded polypeptides especially under stressful conditions; forms two stacked rings of heptamers to form a barrel-shaped 14mer; ends can be capped by GroES; misfolded proteins enter the barrel where they are refolded when GroES binds); this translates as MAAKDVKFGDSARKKMLVGVNVLADAVKATLGPKGRNVVLAKSFGAPTITKDGVSVAKEIELKDAFENMGAQLVKEVASKANDAAGDGTTTATVLAQAIVNEGLKAVAAGMNPMDLKRGIDKATAAVVAELKNLSKPCADSKAIAQVGTISANSDNSIGEIIAEAMEKVGKEGVITVEEGSGLENELSVVEGMQFDRGYLSPYFVNKPDTMVAELEGPLLLLVDKKISNIRELLPVLEAVAKAGRPLLIVAEDVEGEALATLVVNNMRGIVKVAAVKAPGFGDRRKAMLQDIAVLTGGQVISEEIGLTLESTTLEHLGNAKRVILSKENTTIIDGAGVDADIEARVKQIRAQIEETSSDYDREKLQERLAKLAGGVAVIKVGAGTEVEMKEKKARVEDALHATRAAVEEGVVPGGGVALVRALAAIADLKGDNEEQNVGIALLRRAVEAPLRQITANAGDEPSVVADKVKQGSGNFGYNAATGEYGDMIEMGILDPAKVTRSALQAAASIGGLMITTEAMVADLPEDKPAAGMPDMGGMGGMGGMM
- a CDS encoding nuclear transport factor 2 family protein, which gives rise to MSDANSALITRFYQAFQRLDAEAMVACYSDDVVFSDPVFGTLRGQDAGDMWRMLTSRAKDFTLTFDNVRSDGAHWVATYLFSQTGRVVVNDIQARFVIRDGLICQHDDRFDLWRWSRQALGMPGVLLGWTPMLQNKVRQQAFKGLRAFQQAR
- a CDS encoding phosphatase PAP2 family protein, which encodes MPETLRPRPINPWLYLGIPLFMAVALILLEWTSLDLDVADLFFDQAAGEFIGRHSYLLETVLHDRVKQGVIAFGLIAMVGFAASFFCKQLFGWRRELGCLVLALGLSTAFVTPLKKVTQVQCPWSLTQYGGKETYSKLLEPRPPTDKPGLCWPGGHAATGFCLFGLFFMLRDRRPRLARAALALAFVAGSVLSVGRMMQGAHFLSHNVWTAVFCWLIGLGSYYLVLYRRGVAVAAAPQNSVA
- a CDS encoding sensor histidine kinase, yielding MEFKQSLAQRIIIAFALMSALVAGAFAFGIVATVHLVEERLISSVLGGDLQRLLRMDSVSDWSHRPRPDQLFYFSGGRDDFELPKDLRHLDAGFHEVFRDQLSYHAMVEIVDGRRYVLLQDQSDFEERERVLFAVVVVGFVLSLALAVILGWLLARRVMAPVIRLARQVRHRDQLLGLAPPLAPDYAADEVGQLAVAFDDTLGRLRDALTRERLFTSDVSHELRTPLMVLATSCELLMENPNLDSRSRSQVERIARATEEMRELVKTFLMLARAQRDEGAVASRATLREVADDLTGVWRDTIEQKGLALHYDGRAGASQVLYNATFLQSVMGNLLRNAAHYTDSGYIRLSLEPAGFSVEDSGVGIPEEQREAMFRPFVRGDERRGEGLGLGLSLVQRICDDQGWRVTLTTTLPHGCRFQVDLSQGKTANLDTDGGEQASIAD
- a CDS encoding lipopolysaccharide kinase InaA family protein, whose protein sequence is MAVAQRETRQFDYYWQQQGEWVEEPNQRRGGESGVQRLSTEGGQTLYAKRQVGHIYRSLMHPFGRPTVLRELDALNSFEQLGVRVPRIVYAGAERDADHQWRALLVSEALDGFVELDAWHAGGARERYPQAVHERMLKDLADNLARMHLGHWQHGCLYGKHVFVKVIGEGEQARVEVALLDLEKCRRRIRCQRAAYNDLRQLRRHSSLNEAEWRSLLYFYQMAFGSAVKGLEQ
- a CDS encoding class I SAM-dependent methyltransferase, translated to MRSPIKLEFSDKYDRDHAQEYFRKHQDGLARRLSHQRDEQLARRALTLAGEPGLVLDLPCGAGRFWPLLAEKPNRVIIGADNSAAMIETACAAQPPEVVARVRPLQTSAFAIDLPDNSVDSIFCMRLFHHIGDPVHRQTILSEFQRVSRDSVILSLWVDGNFKAWRRRKLEARRSLRTGQDSYQNRFVLPAATVEEEFVSAGFKIQERLDFLPFYAMWRVYVLRKG
- a CDS encoding FadR/GntR family transcriptional regulator, yielding MSPLIKRSLVEQAVDQLRDRIAKGAWSVGQRLPTEPELASDLGISRNTVREAMRVLAFSGLVEIRQGDGSYLRTAQDPLQAVQAMSNCTLEHARETRHILEAEAIALAALRRSEEDLCDLRQALQHSAGHFHGDLDTYVACDLVFHQRLVDAAHNPALSELYRYFSGVVAATLQHNMGDVPRSQAVLDLHWDILDAIEQRDPQRAKRLSRTLIES
- a CDS encoding CynX/NimT family MFS transporter yields the protein MQQTRNTHPREAELDELLIDAEADDEQVQQHPAAVHRPWLLLLGLVLVALNLRPALSSMAPVLGQVAEGLGLNASQAGLLTTLPVLCLGLFAPLAPILARRFGSERVILGILLTLALGILVRSTLGVAGVFLGSLMAGASIGIIGVLLPGIVKRDFPRHAGTLTGVYTMALCLGAAMAAGATVPLAQHFDGSWAVGLGAWMIPALLAMLLWLPQARQGHGLHKVAYRVRGLWRDPLAWQVTLYMGLQSSLAYIVFGWLPSILIGRGLSPIEAGLVLSGSVIVQLASSLSAPWLATRGKDQRLAIVVVMLVTLAGLFGCLYAPVEGLWGWAVVLGLGQGGTFALALTLIVLRSQDAHVAANLSSMAQGVGYTLASMGPFAVGLVHDVTGGWGAVGWIFAVLGAGPIVFGLGAGRALHVGVVSEKR
- the colR gene encoding two-component system response regulator ColR; its protein translation is MRILLVEDNRDILANLADYLGMKGYTVDCAQDGLSGLHLAATEHYDLIVLDIMLPGIDGYTLCKRLREDARRDTPVIMLTARDQLDDRLQGFRSGADDYLLKPFALSELAARIEAVLRRAQGGGRRTLQVADLSYDLDTLEVTRQGRLLKLNPVGLKLLAVLMQKSPHVLRREVLEEALWGDDCPDSDSLRSHVHQLRQVIDKPFEKALLHTVHGVGYRLAEGRDGV